One window from the genome of Thermoleophilia bacterium encodes:
- a CDS encoding LytR family transcriptional regulator yields MDWLDVIILAAAGTGLIAFVVLVVIILRQGRLLNQLEERVGPPVPAAAAPALERVRGVPSSTVVANPSDGPAPPAPRRTARQEFDARAEAEAVRRAEAQMAAGRSNVVASAGRGYVLATLVVLLIGLLGAGSWYLFFRGDGGPARGTATVATSTTPGAGAIPEDVPPLANKAAYTVAVLNASGVTGAAATRVAPRVQAVGYTLGVVDNASTSGLAISVVEYVKGRQEVGWNLAKDLGLTTALEVTALSKGRIGTADAAVIVGADFAK; encoded by the coding sequence GTGGACTGGCTGGACGTCATCATTCTGGCGGCCGCCGGAACCGGACTCATCGCGTTCGTCGTGCTGGTCGTGATCATCCTGAGGCAGGGACGATTGCTCAATCAGCTCGAGGAGCGCGTTGGCCCCCCGGTACCGGCAGCTGCGGCTCCCGCTCTTGAGCGGGTCCGAGGCGTTCCCTCATCCACGGTGGTGGCGAATCCGTCGGACGGGCCGGCACCCCCGGCGCCACGACGCACGGCACGACAGGAGTTCGATGCCCGTGCCGAGGCGGAGGCCGTGCGCCGCGCTGAGGCGCAGATGGCCGCAGGCCGATCGAACGTGGTCGCGTCGGCGGGCCGTGGCTACGTCCTCGCGACACTCGTGGTGCTCCTCATCGGACTGCTCGGGGCCGGCAGTTGGTACCTCTTCTTCCGGGGGGATGGCGGACCCGCTCGGGGGACTGCCACGGTGGCGACGTCCACCACGCCGGGCGCGGGCGCGATTCCCGAAGACGTGCCGCCGCTCGCCAACAAGGCGGCCTACACCGTGGCCGTGCTCAACGCGAGCGGGGTCACCGGTGCGGCCGCCACACGCGTCGCTCCCCGAGTGCAGGCGGTGGGGTACACCCTCGGGGTGGTTGACAACGCATCGACGTCAGGCCTCGCCATATCCGTGGTGGAATACGTGAAGGGGCGTCAGGAGGTGGGGTGGAACCTCGCGAAGGACCTCGGCCTCACGACTGCCCTCGAGGTGACCGCTCTTTCCAAGGGGCGCATCGGCACCGCCGATGCCGCGGTCATCGTCGGCGCGGACTTCGCCAAGTAG
- a CDS encoding hydantoinase B/oxoprolinase family protein, giving the protein MTGLDPIGLQVWSAALRAVADEMQAALVRAAFSVTIKERRDCSTALFDAAGAMVAQSHSIPVHLGAMPEAVAAVMEAGIVPGEAWILNDPFTGGTHLPDLTIVSPVTVDGVVVAHAVSRAHHADVGGMSAGSMPAGARELLQEGLVIPPVRLSGPDGIDHGVMSIIVANSRTPDERRGDIHAQLAAHRLAADRLADLAARRGGARAITSAMESLLAYAERRTRAAIAAIPDGVWTREEVVEGDGESDADIVIRVRVSVRGDELCVDFTGTDPVGPGNLNCPIAVTRSAVFFAVRVATDPDIPASAGAFAPVTVIAPRGSFVNAPPGVGVAAGNVEGSSRISDAVLGALAGAVCLPAQGQGTMNNLTLGFPGRVYFETLGGGQGASLHADGPSAVHVAMSNTLNTPIEALELAMPVRVECYAVRRGSGGTGSHRGGDGVIRRIRLLEDADVSVIAERRRTAPLGAAGGADGLRGETLVDDAPIPGKWRGRLPAGSVIEQRTPGGGGYGAE; this is encoded by the coding sequence ATGACCGGACTCGACCCGATCGGCCTTCAGGTATGGAGTGCCGCCCTACGGGCAGTCGCCGATGAGATGCAGGCCGCGCTCGTGCGTGCCGCCTTCAGTGTCACCATCAAGGAGCGGCGGGACTGCAGCACCGCGCTCTTCGACGCCGCCGGTGCGATGGTGGCCCAGTCTCACTCGATCCCGGTGCACCTCGGCGCAATGCCAGAGGCCGTTGCCGCCGTCATGGAGGCCGGCATCGTGCCCGGGGAGGCCTGGATCCTCAATGACCCTTTCACCGGCGGCACACACCTGCCGGATCTCACCATCGTGTCGCCCGTCACGGTGGACGGGGTCGTCGTGGCGCACGCGGTGTCCCGGGCCCACCACGCCGATGTGGGCGGGATGAGTGCCGGGTCCATGCCGGCCGGTGCCCGCGAACTCCTGCAGGAGGGGCTCGTCATTCCCCCGGTGCGCCTGTCCGGCCCGGACGGCATCGACCATGGGGTCATGTCGATCATCGTGGCCAACTCTCGGACGCCCGACGAACGCCGTGGCGATATCCACGCCCAGTTGGCGGCCCATCGCCTCGCCGCGGATCGTCTTGCCGATCTCGCCGCCCGGCGCGGTGGCGCCCGCGCGATTACGAGTGCGATGGAATCGTTACTCGCCTATGCCGAGCGGCGCACCCGCGCCGCGATCGCGGCGATTCCGGATGGCGTGTGGACGCGCGAGGAGGTGGTGGAGGGCGACGGCGAATCGGACGCTGACATCGTCATACGGGTGCGCGTGTCGGTACGGGGGGACGAGCTGTGCGTGGATTTCACGGGCACCGACCCCGTGGGCCCCGGCAATCTCAACTGCCCCATCGCCGTCACCCGTTCGGCCGTGTTCTTCGCGGTACGCGTTGCTACGGATCCGGATATCCCTGCGTCCGCCGGGGCGTTCGCCCCCGTCACGGTCATCGCACCACGGGGATCCTTCGTCAACGCGCCCCCGGGCGTGGGCGTGGCCGCCGGCAACGTCGAGGGGTCGAGTCGGATCAGCGATGCCGTGCTGGGTGCGCTCGCGGGAGCCGTGTGCCTCCCCGCGCAGGGCCAGGGGACCATGAACAACCTGACCCTCGGATTTCCGGGCCGGGTGTACTTCGAAACCCTCGGAGGCGGCCAGGGCGCATCGCTCCACGCCGACGGTCCGAGTGCGGTCCACGTGGCCATGAGTAACACCCTCAACACCCCCATCGAGGCCCTCGAGTTGGCGATGCCCGTACGGGTCGAATGCTATGCGGTACGCCGTGGCTCCGGTGGTACGGGGTCGCATCGGGGCGGGGATGGGGTCATCCGCCGAATCCGCCTACTGGAGGACGCCGACGTGTCGGTAATCGCCGAGCGCAGGCGGACCGCACCGCTCGGAGCGGCCGGCGGCGCCGACGGCCTCCGCGGGGAGACCCTCGTCGATGACGCGCCCATACCGGGGAAGTGGCGCGGACGTCTCCCGGCCGGATCGGTCATTGAGCAGCGCACCCCGGGCGGGGGGGGATACGGCGCGGAGTGA
- a CDS encoding hydantoinase/oxoprolinase family protein: MPWRPHVVVTTGRPVCTTHPGSTDSTGPTEATRRRRPRDVTGSITMRTVCPTRDAIGTSHRRRPRVGVIVARGMSAPPDTGRARNSTTAFAPGIPTTIGSDCDPIGTVNAGLRTVVLSAASMRGPARRAIVGPIRPHPSRPSARSPLVGTPSPVVGPMGGADGPASAMAVMPSATRTPRIAVGTWVRTGMSSSGLECIAMVEPSRGESARALVGVDVGGTFTDAVVVHAGGVATAKVPTTPDDHSDGVMRAIGVALAAADISASEVTRLAHGMTVGTNALLERRGARTVLVTTMGIEDVLELRRQDRASLYRLDVAHPEPLVAADSVVGVNERVGARGVVSPLTQTAIRESVARVTALAPEAVAVGLLFSYAHPDHERRLGDAIRTALPGVHVSTSSDVLAEVREYERIATTVLNAYLSPLLATYLDRLGRRAQDRGLPHPMIMQSNGGVIPLDDAAAYASRTVLSGPAGGVMGAALIARAEGAAVALAFDMGGTSCDVSLIMGGEPGRAPGQTVAGHSVALPMLDIETVSAGGGSIAWADAGGALRVGPRSAGAVPGPAAYGRGGTLPTVTDANVVLGRLTGDLGIGGTIPMDANRARDAVAALAATLGLAVDQCAEGIVRVAVSEMAAALRVVSVERGIDPRPGTLIAYGGAGPLHACAVAEDLGISRITCPATAGVLAALGMVTAGERRDYVQSVLLPVESGSALTDAVAPLIDRARAEIPTGHVEVSADCRYSGQSHPITVPWDPRRPEADLRAAFHCAHAQQSGLAMPDRAIEAVSVRVAVSEDGPTMPPPGMGTPRESITGPAGLPMAGSFCWVADGWIAAVADDGAVRMTRT, from the coding sequence ATGCCATGGCGTCCCCACGTAGTGGTGACGACCGGAAGGCCGGTGTGCACCACCCACCCGGGAAGCACCGACTCCACCGGGCCCACCGAGGCGACGAGGAGGCGCCGGCCGAGGGACGTGACCGGATCGATAACGATGCGAACGGTCTGTCCCACAAGGGATGCGATTGGTACATCCCACCGCCGCAGACCCCGGGTGGGCGTAATTGTGGCTAGGGGAATGTCGGCCCCGCCCGACACCGGGCGGGCCCGGAACTCGACCACGGCATTCGCCCCCGGAATCCCCACCACGATCGGAAGCGACTGCGATCCCATCGGAACCGTGAACGCCGGGCTAAGGACCGTGGTGTTGTCCGCGGCCTCGATGAGAGGTCCGGCACGGAGAGCCATCGTGGGACCGATCCGGCCCCATCCGTCGAGGCCGAGTGCGAGGTCACCGTTGGTTGGCACTCCGAGCCCAGTGGTGGGGCCGATGGGTGGGGCCGACGGACCTGCCAGCGCCATGGCGGTCATGCCGAGCGCGACGAGGACGCCGAGGATCGCAGTAGGTACGTGGGTTCGGACGGGGATGTCCTCGTCGGGGCTAGAGTGCATCGCCATGGTAGAGCCCTCCCGGGGTGAATCCGCTCGGGCCCTGGTCGGCGTCGACGTCGGTGGCACCTTCACCGACGCTGTGGTCGTTCATGCGGGTGGCGTCGCCACCGCCAAGGTCCCGACGACCCCGGACGACCACAGCGACGGGGTGATGCGCGCGATCGGCGTGGCCCTCGCCGCGGCGGACATCTCGGCATCTGAGGTGACTCGCCTCGCCCACGGCATGACTGTGGGTACCAACGCCCTGCTCGAGCGCCGTGGGGCACGCACCGTCTTGGTCACCACCATGGGTATCGAGGACGTTCTCGAGTTGCGGCGCCAAGACCGGGCCTCGCTGTACCGACTGGACGTCGCGCATCCCGAGCCACTTGTGGCCGCCGATTCCGTGGTGGGTGTGAATGAACGCGTCGGGGCCCGTGGGGTCGTGTCCCCCCTCACGCAGACGGCGATCCGGGAGTCCGTCGCGCGCGTAACGGCCCTCGCCCCCGAGGCCGTGGCCGTGGGTTTGCTCTTTTCATACGCCCACCCGGACCACGAGCGCCGCCTCGGTGACGCGATCCGTACGGCCCTGCCGGGTGTTCACGTGTCCACATCGTCCGACGTCCTAGCCGAGGTGCGCGAGTACGAGCGCATCGCCACGACAGTGCTTAATGCCTACCTGTCCCCCCTTCTCGCCACCTACCTCGATCGGCTCGGGCGTCGCGCACAGGACCGGGGCCTCCCCCACCCCATGATCATGCAGAGCAACGGGGGTGTGATCCCACTGGACGATGCGGCCGCCTATGCATCCCGAACCGTGCTCTCCGGTCCTGCGGGAGGCGTAATGGGCGCAGCGCTCATCGCACGTGCGGAGGGCGCTGCGGTCGCCCTCGCCTTCGACATGGGAGGCACGTCGTGCGACGTCAGTCTCATCATGGGAGGCGAGCCGGGTCGTGCCCCCGGGCAGACCGTGGCGGGTCACTCGGTGGCCCTCCCGATGCTCGACATCGAGACCGTCTCGGCGGGCGGTGGCAGCATCGCATGGGCGGACGCCGGCGGTGCGCTCCGCGTCGGACCACGATCGGCCGGCGCCGTCCCCGGCCCGGCCGCCTATGGGCGCGGTGGCACCCTCCCCACGGTCACCGATGCCAACGTCGTGCTGGGCCGACTCACGGGGGACCTCGGGATCGGTGGCACTATTCCCATGGACGCCAACCGAGCTCGTGACGCCGTGGCCGCTCTCGCCGCAACCCTCGGATTGGCGGTGGACCAGTGCGCCGAGGGGATCGTTCGCGTTGCGGTCTCGGAGATGGCTGCCGCACTGCGCGTGGTGAGCGTCGAACGGGGTATCGATCCGCGCCCGGGCACCCTCATCGCCTACGGCGGTGCCGGACCTCTCCACGCCTGTGCAGTGGCGGAGGATCTCGGCATTTCCCGCATCACCTGCCCTGCAACCGCCGGCGTCCTCGCCGCGCTCGGGATGGTGACCGCCGGGGAGCGCCGAGATTACGTGCAGAGCGTCCTCCTTCCGGTGGAGTCGGGGTCCGCACTGACCGACGCCGTGGCGCCCCTCATCGATCGTGCGCGGGCCGAGATCCCCACGGGCCATGTGGAGGTCTCTGCCGACTGCCGGTACTCCGGCCAAAGCCACCCGATCACCGTGCCGTGGGACCCCCGTCGCCCCGAAGCCGATCTCCGGGCCGCCTTCCACTGCGCCCACGCCCAGCAGTCGGGTCTGGCCATGCCTGACCGCGCAATCGAGGCTGTTTCCGTACGCGTCGCTGTGTCGGAGGACGGGCCGACGATGCCGCCGCCAGGAATGGGAACCCCCAGGGAATCGATCACGGGGCCGGCCGGCCTCCCCATGGCCGGAAGTTTTTGCTGGGTGGCCGACGGATGGATCGCCGCGGTTGCCGACGATGGCGCGGTGAGGATGACGCGCACATGA
- a CDS encoding threonine synthase: MGRTTGARGLRCKECGEEMALGAWYACEFCFGPLEVVYDQDYLAAHVTRESIAAGPPSMWRYAELLPCAPEDPTAGLQVGLSPLMRAPRLAERLGLNDVWVKNETANPTHSFKDRVVSVAMQKARELGYEVAACASTGNLAQSVAAHAAAAGMQSFVFVPADLEPQKIVATGIYGCTLIAVDGTYDDVNRLCMELAADRPWAFVNVNVRPYYSEGSKTLAYETAEQLGWTLPDRCIVPIASGSLYTKIHRGFHELLDLGLVSGTVPTMNGAQAIGCGPVAAAFADGLDFVAPVRPDTIAKSLAIGNPADGVFALDVARETGGSIDAVSEQEITDGVAMLAETTGIFTETAGGVTTAVLARLAREGRIGPNERVVLCITGDGLKTIDAVADRVQPITIAPTVADFEAAVSAVGTALLS; the protein is encoded by the coding sequence ATGGGGCGGACTACCGGGGCACGAGGCCTTCGCTGCAAGGAATGCGGTGAAGAGATGGCTCTCGGCGCGTGGTACGCGTGCGAGTTCTGCTTCGGTCCGCTGGAGGTCGTCTATGATCAGGACTATCTGGCCGCACATGTGACTCGTGAGTCCATCGCTGCCGGTCCGCCGTCGATGTGGCGCTACGCCGAACTCCTTCCGTGCGCGCCGGAGGATCCGACGGCGGGTCTCCAGGTGGGCCTCAGTCCGCTCATGCGCGCTCCGCGTCTCGCCGAGCGGCTCGGGCTGAACGATGTGTGGGTGAAGAACGAGACCGCCAACCCCACCCACTCGTTCAAGGACCGTGTCGTGAGCGTGGCCATGCAGAAGGCGCGCGAACTGGGGTATGAAGTGGCGGCATGCGCATCCACCGGTAATCTCGCGCAGTCCGTGGCCGCCCACGCGGCGGCCGCCGGAATGCAGAGTTTCGTGTTCGTGCCGGCCGACCTCGAGCCTCAGAAGATCGTCGCCACGGGCATCTACGGGTGCACGCTGATTGCCGTGGACGGAACCTACGACGACGTCAATCGCCTGTGCATGGAACTCGCGGCGGATCGTCCGTGGGCCTTCGTCAACGTGAACGTCCGGCCGTACTACAGCGAGGGCTCCAAGACTCTGGCCTACGAGACCGCCGAGCAGCTGGGGTGGACGCTTCCCGACCGCTGCATCGTTCCCATCGCCTCGGGATCGCTCTATACGAAGATCCACCGCGGCTTCCACGAGTTGCTCGACCTCGGGCTGGTGTCGGGCACCGTGCCCACGATGAACGGCGCCCAGGCCATCGGATGCGGTCCGGTGGCGGCGGCGTTCGCGGACGGCCTCGACTTTGTAGCCCCGGTGAGGCCCGACACCATCGCCAAGAGCCTGGCCATCGGCAACCCGGCCGACGGCGTCTTCGCCCTCGACGTGGCCCGGGAGACTGGCGGCAGCATTGACGCGGTGTCGGAACAGGAGATCACCGACGGCGTCGCAATGCTCGCCGAGACCACGGGTATCTTCACGGAGACGGCTGGTGGTGTGACCACTGCGGTACTCGCACGCCTCGCGCGGGAGGGGCGAATTGGCCCTAATGAGCGCGTCGTGCTGTGCATTACGGGTGACGGACTCAAAACGATCGACGCTGTCGCCGACCGGGTGCAGCCCATCACGATCGCCCCGACCGTCGCCGACTTCGAGGCGGCGGTATCCGCTGTCGGTACGGCGCTTCTCTCATGA
- a CDS encoding MoaD/ThiS family protein, translated as MSVTVRIPSPLRPLTGGAGTVECRPGTVGAIIDELEANHPGFRDRVTNDGALRRFVNVFVAGQDVRFAEGIDTAVADGQEVTILPAVAGG; from the coding sequence ATGAGTGTGACCGTCCGCATCCCCTCGCCGCTTCGGCCCCTCACCGGCGGCGCCGGCACGGTCGAATGCCGTCCCGGCACGGTCGGGGCCATCATCGACGAGTTGGAGGCGAACCACCCGGGCTTCCGGGACCGAGTCACCAACGACGGTGCGTTGCGCCGCTTCGTCAACGTATTCGTGGCGGGGCAGGACGTACGGTTCGCCGAGGGCATCGACACCGCCGTGGCTGACGGGCAGGAGGTCACAATCCTTCCGGCCGTGGCCGGGGGCTGA
- a CDS encoding NAD-dependent epimerase/dehydratase family protein, with amino-acid sequence MTPTRSAFVTGGAGLVGRHLVDELILGGVDVTVLVRSDSGADALRAAGATVIRGDLGRPSGWERAARDADVVFHAALPRITPPLRHRQLRTLAKKAEAGAATLRDVVGGDTNVVVLSCAIGDSRGPLSIAEPGLAAERGLRGTGTRVVRLPWAYGRTGFLADMQRGLVMRRFRIVGSGTNTIALISARDGARAAMAAADAPPGTYSAAEDSLPTQQELVHHICVTRGVPRPDHLPPRIASVSLGGVVVEALVADQVVTALPLPGFRPRHAWREALVRSTAPRDTDSGWGRALASHHHRIGVVRRGRQAGYWDLRAPGG; translated from the coding sequence CTGACCCCCACGCGCTCCGCGTTCGTCACCGGGGGGGCGGGGTTGGTGGGCCGCCACCTGGTAGACGAACTCATCCTCGGTGGTGTGGACGTGACCGTGCTTGTGCGGTCCGACTCGGGTGCCGATGCCCTGCGTGCGGCCGGTGCCACGGTGATACGCGGCGACCTCGGACGGCCGAGCGGGTGGGAGCGTGCCGCGCGTGACGCCGATGTGGTGTTCCATGCCGCTCTCCCGCGCATCACCCCGCCGCTCCGCCACCGCCAACTGCGGACCCTCGCGAAAAAGGCCGAGGCGGGTGCGGCCACCCTGCGGGACGTGGTGGGGGGCGACACGAACGTTGTGGTTCTCTCATGCGCGATCGGCGATTCCCGCGGACCACTCTCCATCGCGGAGCCCGGCCTCGCTGCCGAGCGGGGCCTCCGCGGGACGGGCACGCGGGTGGTGCGTCTTCCGTGGGCGTACGGCCGAACGGGATTCCTCGCCGACATGCAGCGCGGTCTGGTGATGCGACGGTTCCGGATCGTCGGCAGTGGCACTAACACAATCGCACTCATCAGCGCGCGGGACGGCGCACGGGCCGCCATGGCCGCTGCCGACGCTCCTCCCGGGACGTACTCGGCGGCGGAGGATTCCCTGCCCACCCAGCAGGAGCTGGTGCATCACATCTGCGTAACTCGTGGAGTACCGCGCCCGGATCACCTACCGCCGCGGATCGCGTCGGTATCGCTGGGTGGAGTCGTGGTTGAGGCCCTCGTGGCCGATCAGGTGGTCACGGCCTTGCCGCTCCCGGGCTTCCGCCCGCGCCATGCGTGGCGTGAGGCGTTGGTGCGATCCACGGCGCCGCGGGATACGGATTCCGGATGGGGTCGCGCTCTGGCTTCCCACCACCATCGGATCGGGGTCGTCAGGCGGGGTCGTCAGGCGGGGTACTGGGATCTACGGGCTCCGGGGGGATGA
- the rnz gene encoding ribonuclease Z, with product MLYPLSYARSRVKCRRPLDHVIGARAPVVFSTSVRALRARWRYPATPDRGPIGVGRGSSCPTGPDRSTTSFRRRRTVAAVDLLITFVGTSASVPSAARGTSATLISRGGERWLIDCGEGTQRQLLRSGVGLVDVDGILITHLHGDHFLGLPGLLKTFALRGRTKPLLLVGPSGLTSLMGVLHPLIGRLPFHLEVQESGPGVVVRLNGGEFRAFHTDHGIPSLGYALVEDDRPGAFDPVAAAALGVPNGPDLGVLQRGGEVTTPDGRRVRPDQVMGAARPGRTVVFSGDTRPCGGTEDAARNADVLVHEATFLHEDQSRATETRHSTAREAADLAGRSAVGMLALTHVSSRVPPREVRREAAARFPSVVVPRDFDQVEIPYRERGAARLIPVQDRLDRGEGGDSDAPAPPATLPDERL from the coding sequence GTGCTCTATCCACTGAGCTACGCGCGCTCGCGGGTCAAGTGTAGACGTCCACTCGACCACGTGATCGGGGCACGGGCACCGGTCGTGTTCTCGACCTCGGTCCGGGCGCTCCGAGCCCGGTGGCGGTATCCCGCCACGCCCGACAGGGGACCGATCGGGGTGGGGCGGGGGTCCTCGTGCCCGACGGGGCCGGATCGGTCCACGACCTCGTTCCGTCGGCGGCGTACAGTCGCCGCCGTGGATCTCCTCATCACATTCGTCGGCACCTCCGCGTCGGTCCCGAGCGCCGCGCGCGGTACGTCCGCCACCCTTATCAGTCGCGGCGGTGAGCGGTGGCTCATCGACTGCGGTGAGGGAACCCAGCGGCAACTGCTCCGGTCCGGGGTCGGGCTTGTGGATGTGGACGGAATCCTCATCACTCATCTGCACGGCGACCACTTCTTGGGGCTTCCGGGTCTGCTCAAGACGTTCGCTCTGCGCGGGCGCACCAAGCCCCTACTGCTGGTCGGACCGTCGGGGCTCACCAGTCTCATGGGGGTGCTCCACCCGCTCATCGGCCGCCTGCCATTCCACCTTGAGGTGCAGGAATCAGGGCCCGGGGTCGTGGTGCGCCTGAATGGCGGGGAGTTCCGCGCCTTCCACACCGACCACGGCATCCCGTCCCTTGGGTACGCCCTCGTGGAGGACGATCGCCCGGGGGCATTCGACCCCGTGGCCGCCGCTGCGCTGGGAGTGCCGAATGGACCCGACCTCGGCGTGCTACAACGCGGCGGCGAGGTCACGACGCCGGACGGCCGGCGGGTGCGACCGGACCAGGTGATGGGTGCGGCCCGACCGGGGCGCACGGTGGTGTTCTCGGGGGACACACGGCCGTGCGGGGGTACCGAAGACGCCGCGCGGAACGCCGACGTGCTGGTGCACGAGGCCACCTTCCTTCACGAGGACCAATCGCGGGCGACGGAGACCCGGCACAGCACAGCACGGGAGGCCGCCGACCTTGCCGGACGGTCCGCGGTGGGGATGCTCGCGCTCACCCATGTGTCAAGCCGCGTGCCACCCCGGGAGGTACGTCGCGAGGCGGCGGCCCGTTTCCCGTCGGTGGTCGTACCGCGCGATTTCGATCAGGTGGAGATCCCGTACCGCGAGCGAGGCGCCGCGCGCCTCATACCGGTGCAGGATCGTCTCGATCGTGGCGAGGGGGGCGATTCCGATGCGCCAGCGCCGCCTGCTACGCTGCCGGACGAACGCCTTTAA
- the pyrR gene encoding bifunctional pyr operon transcriptional regulator/uracil phosphoribosyltransferase PyrR, with protein sequence MAHEIVEHHADPSAVALVGVHTRGVPLAERLQVLIEQFSGARPAIGSVDIALYRDDVGVGAARRGLVPVVGETLLDFDIASHAVILVDDVLYTGRTIRAAIDAVFDYGRPPQVELAVLVDRGHRELPIRPDYVGRNLPTNRGERIAVHLVEVDGRDEVILVDTV encoded by the coding sequence ATGGCGCACGAGATCGTGGAGCACCACGCCGACCCGTCGGCGGTTGCACTGGTGGGTGTGCATACCCGGGGAGTGCCTCTCGCGGAGCGGCTGCAGGTGCTCATCGAGCAGTTCTCGGGTGCACGGCCCGCCATCGGATCGGTGGACATCGCCCTCTACCGCGACGACGTGGGCGTGGGCGCCGCGCGCCGCGGACTGGTGCCGGTGGTGGGGGAGACTCTCCTCGACTTCGACATCGCGTCGCACGCGGTCATCTTGGTGGACGACGTGCTCTATACCGGGCGCACGATCCGCGCAGCCATCGACGCGGTGTTCGACTACGGCCGGCCGCCCCAAGTGGAGCTGGCGGTCCTCGTGGACCGTGGTCATCGCGAACTGCCCATCCGTCCCGACTACGTGGGGCGCAATCTCCCGACGAACCGCGGCGAGCGGATCGCCGTTCATCTTGTCGAGGTGGACGGCCGTGACGAGGTCATCCTGGTGGACACTGTATGA
- a CDS encoding aspartate carbamoyltransferase catalytic subunit encodes MSARRSLLGVADLRADDIGRILATAERFRSVMDRDIKKVPTLRGRTVVNLFLEASTRTSTSFELAAKRLSADVVSIKGSGTSMEKGETLKDTILTLEAYDPDVFVIRHPQVGACAVAARYTDAAVVNAGDGTGEHPTQALLDLYTVQREVGPIAGLHVAVVGDVLHSRVARSDIAAFRLMGARVTVVAPPTLVPRNLTEALGAEVSTDIRDIADADIVYVLRMQFERMGTGTFVPSLAEYARMYQINHSRLRAGQRVMHAGPVNRGVEISGAVVDDPTSLIEAQVANGLVVRMAVLYDVLTEAATPAPADIVAEAV; translated from the coding sequence ATGAGCGCGCGCCGCTCACTCCTCGGCGTCGCCGACCTCCGGGCCGATGACATCGGTCGCATCCTCGCCACCGCCGAGCGGTTCCGATCGGTGATGGACCGCGACATCAAGAAGGTTCCCACGCTCCGCGGGCGCACAGTGGTCAACCTCTTCCTAGAGGCGTCGACTCGTACCAGCACGTCGTTCGAACTCGCCGCCAAGCGGCTGTCGGCAGATGTGGTGAGCATCAAGGGCTCCGGCACGAGTATGGAGAAGGGTGAGACCCTCAAGGACACCATCCTCACGCTTGAGGCGTACGACCCCGACGTGTTTGTTATCCGTCATCCCCAGGTCGGCGCCTGTGCCGTAGCGGCCCGGTACACCGACGCCGCGGTTGTGAACGCCGGCGACGGCACCGGGGAGCACCCCACCCAAGCGTTACTCGATCTCTACACCGTGCAGCGCGAAGTGGGTCCCATCGCGGGGCTACACGTCGCGGTTGTCGGTGACGTGCTGCACTCGCGCGTGGCCCGCTCCGACATCGCCGCGTTCCGCCTCATGGGTGCGCGCGTCACCGTGGTGGCGCCGCCCACCCTTGTACCCCGAAATCTGACCGAAGCACTGGGAGCGGAGGTGTCCACCGACATCCGCGACATCGCGGATGCCGACATCGTTTATGTGCTGCGTATGCAGTTTGAGCGCATGGGTACCGGCACGTTCGTGCCCTCGCTCGCCGAGTACGCCCGGATGTACCAGATCAACCACTCGCGTCTGCGCGCGGGGCAGCGGGTCATGCACGCGGGCCCCGTCAACCGTGGGGTCGAGATCAGCGGGGCGGTCGTGGACGATCCGACATCGCTCATCGAGGCCCAGGTCGCCAACGGCCTGGTTGTCCGCATGGCGGTTCTCTATGACGTTCTGACCGAGGCGGCCACCCCTGCGCCCGCCGACATCGTGGCGGAGGCAGTATGA